Proteins encoded within one genomic window of Candidatus Brevundimonas colombiensis:
- a CDS encoding DUF805 domain-containing protein — protein MRAILTGFRRLMDFKGRDRRSHFWPYALTVVGLSFVGLWLGMIPTMNAVFEQASTLAATNPEAATVVSSPGRYSVEIHDASFMPDMGPFFAVVRIGAAVTVILLAAAVTRRLHDVGRPGYWALPPAVFLMIGLTAFPVVMTRFMAQEAPDIGLFMLLFLNNLLYMASLIGLIILLVLDSKKTPNRYGAPPTRSQPASFN, from the coding sequence ATGCGCGCCATATTAACGGGCTTCCGACGCCTGATGGATTTCAAGGGGCGGGACAGGCGATCCCATTTCTGGCCCTATGCCTTGACCGTGGTCGGACTGTCCTTCGTCGGGCTGTGGCTGGGCATGATCCCGACGATGAACGCCGTATTTGAACAGGCATCGACGCTAGCAGCGACAAATCCCGAGGCGGCCACGGTTGTCAGCAGTCCAGGTCGCTATTCCGTCGAGATTCACGATGCGTCGTTCATGCCGGACATGGGGCCGTTCTTCGCCGTCGTGAGGATAGGCGCAGCAGTGACCGTCATCCTGTTGGCCGCCGCCGTGACGCGTCGTCTTCATGATGTCGGCAGGCCAGGCTATTGGGCGCTTCCGCCCGCCGTTTTCCTGATGATCGGCTTGACCGCCTTTCCCGTCGTGATGACGAGGTTCATGGCGCAGGAGGCGCCGGACATTGGCCTGTTCATGTTGTTGTTCCTCAACAACCTGCTCTATATGGCCAGTCTGATCGGTCTCATCATTCTGCTTGTGCTCGATAGCAAAAAGACGCCGAACCGTTACGGCGCGCCGCCGACACGATCTCAGCCCGCCTCTTTCAACTGA
- a CDS encoding lytic murein transglycosylase, which yields MRFSYRLLLIGCVSACAPMLPEPQVALPTHQPPPQPGTPDTTPAPTPQAPPLAAYDQQGFEGWKQGFLARKGGARRADYARELEGLTPDPTVVRLDRNQPEFSKPAGAYIQNAVTSVRIAQAKQRIDRVPWSVVQRFGVPSEILVGVWAQESAFGQVQGDYDVIRSLATLAYDGRRRDWAEGQLKDALDIVVDGRRDRSGLKGSWAGAMGQTQFMPDNYLRLGVDQDGDGKVDIWGDDADALASAANLLAQAGWKRGQGWGYEIVLPSGFDYAEAEGPKHNWAYWAAKGVRLAQGGTPNGAEALEEATILLPQGANGPAFLALPNHYVIRRYNNSVSYALAIGLTADGIMGKPALSKTWPNDPSMSRDQRIGAQRALTRLGYDTQGVDGVIGSNTRAALRRWQIATGRVADGYLTPTLADELIRRAG from the coding sequence ATGCGCTTTTCCTACCGCCTTCTTCTGATCGGCTGCGTTTCAGCCTGTGCGCCCATGCTGCCCGAGCCACAGGTCGCCCTGCCGACGCACCAGCCCCCGCCGCAACCGGGGACGCCGGACACGACCCCCGCCCCCACGCCGCAGGCGCCGCCGCTGGCCGCCTATGACCAGCAGGGTTTCGAAGGCTGGAAACAGGGGTTCCTGGCGCGCAAGGGCGGCGCCCGCCGCGCCGACTACGCCCGCGAGCTGGAGGGTCTGACGCCCGACCCCACCGTGGTGCGGCTGGATCGGAACCAGCCCGAGTTCTCCAAGCCCGCCGGGGCCTATATCCAGAACGCCGTGACCTCGGTGCGGATCGCCCAGGCCAAGCAGCGGATCGACCGCGTGCCGTGGTCGGTGGTTCAGCGATTCGGCGTGCCCAGCGAAATCCTGGTCGGCGTCTGGGCCCAGGAGAGCGCCTTCGGTCAGGTGCAGGGCGATTACGACGTGATCCGTTCGCTGGCCACCCTGGCCTATGACGGACGCCGCCGCGACTGGGCCGAAGGCCAGTTGAAGGATGCGCTGGACATCGTCGTGGACGGCCGGCGCGACCGCTCGGGCCTGAAGGGCAGCTGGGCCGGGGCCATGGGCCAGACCCAGTTCATGCCCGACAACTATCTGCGTCTCGGCGTGGATCAGGACGGCGACGGCAAGGTGGACATCTGGGGCGACGACGCCGACGCCCTGGCCTCGGCCGCCAATCTCCTGGCCCAGGCCGGATGGAAGCGCGGCCAGGGCTGGGGCTATGAAATCGTCCTGCCCTCGGGCTTCGACTATGCCGAGGCGGAGGGGCCGAAACACAACTGGGCCTATTGGGCGGCCAAGGGCGTGCGTCTGGCGCAGGGCGGAACGCCGAACGGGGCCGAGGCGCTGGAAGAGGCGACCATCCTGTTGCCGCAGGGGGCGAATGGACCGGCCTTCCTGGCCCTGCCGAACCACTATGTCATCCGCCGCTACAACAACTCGGTCAGCTATGCGCTGGCGATCGGCCTGACGGCGGACGGGATCATGGGCAAGCCCGCCCTGTCCAAGACCTGGCCCAATGATCCATCCATGTCACGCGACCAGCGGATCGGGGCGCAACGGGCGCTGACCAGGCTGGGGTATGACACCCAGGGCGTGGACGGGGTGATCGGATCGAACACCCGCGCGGCCCTGCGTCGCTGGCAGATCGCCACGGGCCGGGTCGCCGACGGCTATCTGACGCCGACCCTGGCGGACGAGCTGATTCGCCGGGCGGGGTAA
- the ykgO gene encoding type B 50S ribosomal protein L36: protein MKVRSSLKSLKTRHRDCKVVRRKGVVFVINKTDPRFKAKQG, encoded by the coding sequence ATGAAGGTCCGTAGCTCGCTCAAGTCCCTGAAGACCCGCCACCGCGACTGCAAGGTCGTGCGTCGCAAGGGCGTCGTCTTCGTCATCAACAAGACCGACCCGCGCTTCAAGGCCAAGCAGGGCTAA
- a CDS encoding DUF2312 domain-containing protein — translation MADDASFDGGPDVLTSTAQGRLRTIIERLERLEEDKQAVMTDMKEVFAEAKGEGYDVKILRKVIRIRKQDKAKRQEEDAILDLYMSALGEI, via the coding sequence ATGGCTGACGACGCTTCGTTCGACGGTGGTCCCGACGTTCTCACCTCGACGGCGCAAGGGCGCCTGCGCACCATCATCGAGCGGCTGGAACGCCTCGAAGAGGACAAGCAGGCCGTCATGACCGACATGAAGGAGGTCTTCGCCGAGGCCAAGGGCGAGGGCTATGACGTCAAGATCCTGCGCAAGGTCATCCGCATCCGCAAACAGGACAAGGCCAAACGCCAGGAAGAGGACGCCATTCTGGACCTCTATATGTCGGCTCTGGGCGAGATCTGA